In the genome of Meiothermus sp. CFH 77666, one region contains:
- a CDS encoding cold-shock protein — MNKGTVKWFNAEKGYGFIAQEGGPDVFVHFTAIQGQGFKSLNEGDRVEFEIEPGKNGKGPQAKNVKVA, encoded by the coding sequence ATGAACAAAGGTACTGTTAAGTGGTTCAACGCGGAAAAAGGTTACGGTTTCATTGCCCAGGAAGGTGGCCCTGATGTGTTTGTGCACTTCACTGCCATCCAGGGTCAGGGCTTCAAGAGCCTCAACGAGGGGGATCGCGTAGAGTTCGAGATCGAACCCGGCAAGAATGGCAAGGGCCCCCAGGCCAAAAATGTGAAAGTGGCGTAA
- a CDS encoding NUDIX domain-containing protein — protein MLVNVLVLPLDRPQHRILLGFKKAGFGAGKYGGFGGKLEANETLAMAAVRELQEESGLLAKPHNLWYAAQLEFLFPACPDWNRIVHVFRLEFWEGEPQESSEIRPQWFGLDELPLQQMWADAPYWLPQVLQGSKPQMRFTYRQDSQTIERVEEYF, from the coding sequence ATGCTGGTTAACGTGCTGGTGCTGCCGCTGGATCGGCCCCAGCACCGTATCTTGCTGGGTTTCAAAAAGGCTGGTTTTGGGGCAGGCAAGTACGGGGGTTTTGGTGGAAAGCTCGAGGCCAACGAGACCCTGGCCATGGCTGCTGTGCGCGAGCTACAGGAAGAGTCGGGCTTGCTGGCCAAACCGCACAACCTCTGGTATGCAGCCCAACTGGAGTTTTTGTTTCCTGCTTGCCCAGATTGGAACCGCATTGTACACGTATTTCGCCTCGAGTTCTGGGAGGGGGAGCCCCAGGAATCCAGCGAAATCCGGCCCCAATGGTTCGGCCTGGACGAACTCCCGCTGCAGCAGATGTGGGCCGATGCCCCCTACTGGCTGCCTCAGGTTTTACAGGGCAGCAAACCACAGATGCGTTTCACTTACCGTCAGGATAGTCAAACCATTGAGCGAGTCGAGGAATACTTTTGA
- a CDS encoding carboxymuconolactone decarboxylase family protein, whose protein sequence is MSVRKAIWGDNLEAIEQTLIEVDPDLYAYIRDFAYEEVLARPGLDLKTRELLAITSLIALGAPKEIATHLEGALRNGATEREVRETIIQSALFVGFPNALGAMKTFHALLRKRHAAGE, encoded by the coding sequence ATGAGCGTTCGCAAAGCCATATGGGGCGATAACCTGGAAGCTATCGAGCAAACCCTTATCGAGGTTGACCCCGATCTCTACGCTTACATCCGCGATTTCGCTTATGAAGAGGTGCTGGCCCGCCCCGGCCTGGACCTCAAGACCCGTGAACTGCTGGCCATTACCAGCCTGATTGCCCTGGGGGCTCCCAAGGAAATCGCCACCCACCTGGAAGGGGCCCTGCGCAACGGCGCCACCGAGCGGGAAGTGCGCGAGACCATCATTCAGTCGGCACTGTTTGTAGGCTTTCCCAATGCCCTGGGGGCCATGAAAACCTTTCATGCCTTGTTGCGCAAGCGCCACGCTGCGGGGGAGTGA
- a CDS encoding DUF2325 domain-containing protein, with protein METRVKQYFRSQFHRDFPLSPGRFESELARRIGSPSRRKPILNAWRAYQEATGGDLEAVRSFYATVLSHPKERLEGLVYAMHLPFTEFYVRTIPSLLPSEGRVLEVGAFTGALVHLLQEARPELNWHALEGVSEAVILGRARTGEAVEWHEGWFPAQLDLPPMDAVLLLSSLPEGYLGDLPSSLEEAAFLEHFDLPRRLRGLEGLLKPGGLLLYGHGPYLGKNHGAVQRILQRLGFAQVELVGEGDYSLVSAVMPEVLQEAWPDPPQVSAPNPSPVALERSSKIPSEAEIKALLEAEAYAEVLARLPQGVQGALAYLRGRALWALSRYAEADEALALAALPEAEDLRVLCWVEQGDFKRALSRLEALASRGQRYRLALGKTYLGLGRLSEALRQLSECEQPEARVYLQNALERLEERILRLTRDGEWSEVSRLVEFVEDLSPGLLSRSLLRLGLQAALQQGLWGRAARYAQQLYVLGESQGALGLALAGLKVRVPEALHNVPLHDLKEVEPYLTDAVARAEDATALLALGMLRHREGRHQEAVRYLERAAPGLKGEVAGTAYNLLAASKRALGAPLLEVLGEHKRAHAKRAYAAPELYRLAQEALAAEEPALAREFLGGVREAGLQHFADVEPVLRLVEKLEGPWEAFRMLAQQLERTTEPPLEHLELAYRLSRNFSQSAEAETVRGRYLAALYAAGQTLGAEGLLLSERERNPEALEVLYDLAEHYERTGAYESAAKVWRKALEVAYYSEKDLQLSREILRNLIFLNPKDPDLELYLDELKATSRKLSALEGSLDTLADATLEGLIREGLPRFHNEYLIVVGGHTQLRSRMVPLLEAQGLKLDWFDSDSYAVGREFMRRVQSRLQRAHGLLIISSYVGHDLSEPVRLEAQRLGVPVYITPGRARGINGILRALTEFAPQVFKQALKRS; from the coding sequence ATGGAGACCCGCGTAAAGCAATACTTCCGCAGCCAGTTTCACCGCGACTTCCCCCTTTCGCCGGGCCGCTTCGAGAGCGAGCTGGCCAGGCGCATCGGGAGTCCTTCCCGACGAAAACCCATCCTGAATGCCTGGAGAGCCTACCAGGAAGCCACCGGGGGCGACCTGGAGGCGGTGCGAAGTTTTTATGCTACGGTGCTGAGCCACCCTAAGGAGCGGCTCGAGGGTCTGGTGTATGCCATGCATCTGCCTTTTACAGAGTTTTACGTGCGAACCATTCCCTCCCTGCTCCCTTCGGAGGGCCGGGTGCTGGAGGTTGGGGCGTTTACCGGGGCCCTGGTGCATCTGTTGCAGGAAGCCCGCCCGGAACTGAACTGGCATGCCCTGGAAGGGGTGTCGGAGGCAGTTATCTTGGGTCGGGCTCGTACCGGTGAGGCCGTAGAGTGGCACGAGGGGTGGTTTCCTGCCCAGCTAGACCTGCCCCCAATGGATGCTGTGCTGTTGCTATCCAGCCTGCCCGAAGGATACCTGGGCGACCTACCCTCGAGCCTGGAGGAGGCTGCTTTTCTGGAGCACTTTGACCTGCCCCGACGGCTACGCGGCCTGGAGGGCCTGCTCAAGCCGGGGGGGCTGCTGCTTTATGGACATGGCCCTTATTTGGGGAAAAACCACGGCGCCGTGCAGCGTATCCTGCAGAGGCTGGGCTTTGCCCAGGTTGAACTTGTAGGCGAGGGCGATTATTCACTGGTCAGTGCCGTGATGCCGGAGGTTTTACAAGAGGCCTGGCCTGATCCCCCGCAGGTTTCTGCCCCCAATCCGAGCCCGGTAGCCCTCGAGCGTAGCTCAAAGATACCTTCGGAGGCGGAGATCAAGGCGCTGCTCGAGGCCGAGGCTTATGCCGAGGTGCTCGCCCGGCTGCCTCAGGGGGTGCAGGGGGCCCTAGCCTACCTGCGCGGACGGGCTTTGTGGGCATTGTCGCGCTATGCCGAGGCCGACGAGGCGTTGGCGCTGGCTGCCCTTCCAGAGGCCGAAGACCTACGGGTGTTGTGCTGGGTCGAGCAGGGCGATTTCAAGCGGGCTCTGTCCCGGCTGGAGGCACTGGCCAGCCGGGGGCAACGCTACCGACTAGCGCTCGGAAAAACCTATCTGGGGCTGGGACGGCTATCGGAAGCGCTCCGACAGCTAAGCGAGTGTGAACAGCCCGAGGCCCGCGTGTACCTGCAAAACGCTCTCGAGCGCCTCGAGGAACGCATTCTTAGGCTCACTCGAGATGGCGAGTGGAGCGAAGTGAGCCGGCTGGTGGAGTTTGTCGAGGACTTATCGCCCGGCCTCCTCTCGCGCTCTTTGCTGCGGCTTGGTTTGCAGGCAGCGTTGCAGCAGGGCTTGTGGGGTCGGGCAGCCCGTTATGCTCAGCAGTTATACGTTTTGGGTGAGTCTCAAGGGGCCCTGGGATTGGCCCTGGCGGGTTTAAAGGTGCGGGTACCAGAGGCGTTGCATAATGTGCCCCTGCATGATCTCAAAGAGGTAGAACCCTACCTGACCGATGCCGTAGCCCGGGCTGAGGACGCCACCGCTCTGCTGGCCCTGGGTATGCTCCGCCACCGCGAGGGCCGGCACCAGGAGGCGGTGCGCTATCTCGAGCGGGCTGCGCCGGGCCTCAAAGGAGAGGTGGCTGGCACGGCATACAACCTTCTGGCTGCTTCTAAGCGTGCGCTGGGTGCTCCTCTACTGGAAGTATTGGGTGAGCACAAACGAGCCCATGCAAAAAGGGCTTATGCGGCCCCTGAGCTGTACAGGCTGGCCCAGGAGGCCCTCGCTGCTGAGGAGCCCGCACTGGCCCGGGAGTTTTTGGGAGGGGTGCGTGAGGCGGGTCTGCAGCACTTTGCAGACGTGGAGCCTGTACTCAGACTGGTAGAGAAACTGGAGGGGCCCTGGGAGGCTTTTCGCATGCTGGCGCAACAGCTCGAGCGGACTACCGAACCTCCTTTAGAGCACCTCGAGCTGGCCTACCGATTATCCCGTAACTTTTCTCAAAGCGCTGAGGCCGAGACCGTGCGAGGGCGTTACCTGGCTGCGCTGTACGCAGCCGGGCAAACCCTGGGGGCGGAAGGTCTGTTGCTATCGGAGAGGGAGCGGAACCCCGAGGCCCTCGAGGTGCTCTACGACCTGGCCGAGCACTACGAACGCACCGGGGCCTACGAGAGCGCTGCAAAGGTGTGGCGCAAAGCCCTCGAGGTCGCCTACTACTCGGAAAAAGACCTGCAACTCTCACGCGAAATACTCCGCAACCTGATTTTTCTGAATCCCAAAGACCCCGACCTGGAGCTCTACCTCGACGAACTCAAAGCGACCTCCAGGAAGCTCTCAGCGCTCGAGGGTTCGCTGGACACTTTGGCGGACGCAACCTTGGAGGGCCTGATTCGCGAGGGATTGCCGCGCTTTCACAACGAGTACCTGATTGTGGTGGGGGGCCACACCCAGCTCAGAAGCCGCATGGTGCCTCTGCTGGAGGCTCAAGGCCTGAAGCTGGACTGGTTTGACTCCGACAGCTATGCCGTTGGGCGGGAGTTCATGCGCCGGGTACAGAGCCGCTTGCAGCGAGCCCACGGCCTTCTGATCATCAGTAGCTACGTGGGGCACGACCTTTCCGAGCCAGTCCGACTGGAAGCCCAACGCCTGGGGGTGCCGGTCTACATCACGCCGGGCCGGGCTCGCGGCATCAACGGGATTTTGCGGGCCTTGACTGAGTTTGCCCCCCAGGTTTTTAAACAGGCGCTCAAACGGAGTTGA
- the pxpB gene encoding 5-oxoprolinase subunit PxpB has translation MTLTGFYLPFSEQLDLEANARLRGLVQALLADLLPGVTDLVPGYVNLYLEYDAERVSRAQVERWVQQHLKESPGPQPGRQVEIPVRYDGPDLPWVAQETGLSVEEVVRLHSTPVYRVFATGFTPGFPFLGPLAEPLCLPRRRSPRALVPAHAVAIAGNQTGIYPLPSPGGWHLIGTALTQVYNPQRERVFLLEAGDQVRFVPAQGSTPEVPPVRPLLPGEPLHPVLRVEEPGLLDLVMDGGRQMAGRFGLAASGALDARSAGLANRLVGNPAQAPLLEFTLRGPVLSVLSPVVVAFAGYGMLPLINDEPVMGAQSFALRKGDWLCFRPTGEGARGYLALAGGIESERFWGSASTDLKGRVGRALQPGDVLGVAVPRGARAGFALSQPALMPRRVRLLPGPQYTPEALQALCAAPYELVSGDRMGLRLAGPEVPGGELISEATPLGAVQITTQGQPIVLLNDRGRIGGYAKPARVHPADLPWLAQLRPGQKVWFARAK, from the coding sequence ATGACCCTGACCGGTTTTTATCTACCCTTCTCCGAACAGCTCGACCTCGAGGCAAACGCCAGACTGCGGGGCCTGGTCCAGGCCTTGCTGGCCGACCTGCTGCCAGGGGTGACCGACCTGGTGCCCGGCTACGTGAACCTGTACCTCGAGTACGATGCCGAGCGGGTCTCCAGGGCACAGGTAGAGCGCTGGGTGCAGCAACACCTGAAAGAGTCGCCAGGCCCCCAGCCTGGCAGACAGGTCGAGATTCCCGTGCGCTACGATGGGCCCGACCTGCCCTGGGTAGCGCAGGAGACCGGCCTCTCGGTAGAAGAGGTGGTGCGCCTGCACAGCACCCCGGTTTACCGGGTGTTTGCCACCGGCTTCACGCCGGGGTTCCCCTTTCTGGGGCCGCTAGCAGAGCCGCTTTGCTTGCCCCGTCGCCGCAGCCCACGGGCCCTGGTGCCGGCCCATGCGGTGGCCATTGCCGGCAACCAGACCGGGATTTATCCGCTACCCTCGCCAGGGGGCTGGCATCTGATTGGCACTGCGCTGACTCAGGTTTACAACCCCCAGCGGGAACGTGTGTTTCTGCTGGAAGCGGGCGACCAGGTGCGGTTCGTGCCTGCCCAGGGCTCGACCCCCGAAGTACCCCCCGTGCGGCCCCTGCTGCCCGGCGAACCGCTGCACCCGGTTTTGCGGGTGGAGGAGCCGGGCCTGCTTGACCTGGTGATGGATGGCGGGCGGCAGATGGCGGGGCGCTTTGGGTTGGCGGCCTCGGGGGCCCTGGATGCACGTTCGGCGGGGCTTGCCAACCGGCTGGTGGGGAACCCGGCACAGGCGCCATTGCTCGAGTTCACCCTGCGCGGCCCGGTGCTGAGCGTACTCTCGCCGGTGGTGGTGGCCTTTGCGGGCTACGGGATGCTGCCGCTGATCAACGACGAGCCGGTGATGGGGGCCCAGAGCTTTGCCTTGCGAAAGGGGGATTGGCTCTGCTTCCGGCCCACCGGGGAAGGGGCCCGCGGCTACCTGGCGCTGGCCGGTGGTATCGAGAGCGAGCGTTTCTGGGGCAGTGCCAGTACCGACCTCAAGGGACGGGTGGGGCGGGCCTTGCAGCCGGGGGATGTGCTGGGCGTGGCGGTACCCAGGGGGGCTCGAGCGGGGTTTGCGCTGAGCCAGCCCGCCCTTATGCCTAGGCGGGTTCGCCTGCTGCCGGGGCCGCAGTACACCCCAGAGGCCCTGCAAGCCCTGTGTGCGGCCCCTTACGAGCTGGTATCGGGCGACCGGATGGGCCTTCGCCTGGCGGGGCCGGAGGTGCCTGGCGGCGAGCTGATTAGCGAGGCCACGCCGCTCGGTGCGGTGCAGATTACCACCCAGGGGCAGCCCATTGTGCTGCTCAATGACCGGGGCCGGATTGGCGGCTACGCCAAACCAGCGCGGGTGCACCCTGCCGACCTGCCCTGGCTGGCCCAACTGCGCCCAGGGCAGAAGGTGTGGTTTGCGCGGGCAAAATAG
- a CDS encoding 5-oxoprolinase subunit PxpA, which produces MQIDLNADAGESFGHWKLGRDEELFPLISSVNVACGFHAGDPMTIRHTLKLAQQTGVAVGAHPGFPDLVGFGRRELAATPDEVYADVLYQVGALSAFLKVAWIALHHIKAHGALYNRATKDPETARAIAQAVKDYDPQLPLVVLPHTPLEAEAQKLGLRTIAEAFPERGYSRDGRLAPRGTAGAWIHSPAEAARRAVQMVVRGEVEAVDGGVVPVRTQTLCIHGDNPSAVEIARAIREALRAEGITIQTY; this is translated from the coding sequence ATGCAGATAGATCTGAACGCCGATGCAGGCGAATCGTTTGGCCACTGGAAGCTGGGGCGGGACGAAGAACTGTTCCCCCTGATTAGCTCGGTGAACGTGGCCTGTGGGTTTCATGCGGGCGACCCCATGACCATCCGGCACACCCTGAAGCTTGCCCAGCAGACCGGGGTGGCCGTGGGGGCGCACCCTGGTTTTCCCGACCTGGTGGGCTTTGGGCGGCGGGAGCTGGCCGCCACCCCTGACGAGGTATACGCCGATGTGCTCTACCAGGTGGGGGCCCTGAGTGCTTTCTTGAAGGTGGCCTGGATAGCCCTGCACCACATCAAGGCCCACGGGGCCCTCTACAACCGGGCTACCAAAGACCCCGAGACCGCTCGGGCCATCGCCCAGGCCGTGAAAGATTATGACCCCCAGCTACCCCTGGTGGTGTTGCCCCATACGCCGCTCGAGGCCGAGGCTCAGAAGCTCGGGCTCCGCACCATTGCAGAGGCTTTTCCCGAGCGGGGGTACAGCCGCGATGGGCGGCTGGCACCCCGAGGCACGGCGGGGGCCTGGATTCATAGCCCAGCCGAGGCGGCACGGCGGGCGGTGCAGATGGTGGTGCGGGGCGAGGTGGAAGCGGTGGACGGGGGGGTGGTGCCGGTACGCACCCAGACCCTGTGCATCCACGGGGATAACCCCAGCGCGGTGGAGATCGCCAGGGCTATTCGGGAGGCCCTGCGGGCCGAGGGCATCACCATCCAGACCTACTGA
- a CDS encoding TRAP transporter large permease subunit has product MELTQVALLLVLLLLLFLGSGVWIALALLGVGWVGLQFFTNTPPGASVASSLWTSVSSWSLAALPMFIWMGEILYRTRLAADLFEGLSPWLRSIPGRLLHINVLASGIFAAVIGSSAATTATVGKIALPELLRRGYPERMVLGSLAGSGTLGLLIPPSVMMIVYGVAAEVSVARLFIAGLLPGLLVMLLFMGWVMLAGLLNAPKMPPPDPPMPLGQRLRGLLKILPVLLLMIAVIGSIYAGVATPTEAASLGVLGALIIAFWSRSLSWQGLLESLMGAVRTSSMIGFILAGAAVLSIAMGFTGIPAALAAWVGELGLSKYALLAVLMALFLVLGAFLDGISIIVLTTSVILPLAKAVGIDLLWFGIFLVIAVELAQITPPVGFNLFVLQGLSGRDIFTIARSALPFLFMLLLAAALITVFPEIVTWLPRTMTGG; this is encoded by the coding sequence GTGGAACTGACCCAGGTGGCGCTTTTGCTGGTGCTGCTGCTCCTCTTGTTCCTGGGCAGCGGGGTCTGGATTGCCCTGGCTTTGCTGGGGGTGGGCTGGGTGGGTTTGCAGTTCTTCACCAACACCCCGCCAGGGGCCAGTGTGGCCAGCAGCCTGTGGACATCGGTCTCGAGCTGGTCGCTGGCGGCCTTGCCCATGTTTATCTGGATGGGCGAGATTCTCTACCGCACGCGCCTGGCTGCCGACCTCTTCGAGGGGCTTTCTCCCTGGCTGCGCAGCATTCCGGGCCGCCTGCTCCACATCAACGTGCTGGCCTCGGGCATCTTTGCTGCGGTTATCGGCTCTTCGGCGGCCACCACTGCCACCGTGGGCAAAATTGCTCTGCCCGAGCTCTTGCGACGGGGCTACCCCGAGCGAATGGTGCTGGGCTCGCTGGCTGGCTCGGGTACGCTGGGCCTGCTGATTCCGCCCTCGGTGATGATGATTGTCTACGGGGTGGCCGCCGAGGTCTCGGTGGCCCGGCTCTTCATAGCGGGGTTGCTGCCAGGGCTTTTGGTAATGCTCTTGTTCATGGGTTGGGTAATGCTGGCGGGGCTTCTCAACGCACCAAAGATGCCCCCACCCGACCCGCCCATGCCGCTGGGGCAGCGCCTGCGCGGGCTCTTGAAGATCCTGCCGGTGCTGCTTTTGATGATAGCAGTCATTGGCTCCATTTACGCGGGCGTGGCCACCCCTACCGAGGCGGCCAGCCTGGGGGTTCTGGGAGCCCTGATCATTGCCTTTTGGAGCCGTAGCCTGAGCTGGCAGGGCTTGCTCGAGAGCCTGATGGGGGCGGTGCGCACCAGCAGCATGATCGGCTTCATTCTGGCCGGGGCGGCGGTGCTCTCCATTGCCATGGGCTTTACCGGCATCCCGGCGGCCCTGGCCGCCTGGGTGGGCGAACTGGGGCTTTCCAAGTATGCCCTCCTGGCGGTGCTAATGGCCCTGTTTCTGGTGCTGGGGGCCTTTCTGGACGGCATCTCTATCATCGTGCTTACCACCTCGGTGATTTTGCCCCTGGCCAAGGCTGTGGGCATAGACCTGCTGTGGTTCGGCATTTTTCTGGTGATTGCAGTGGAGCTGGCTCAGATTACCCCGCCGGTGGGCTTCAACCTGTTTGTACTGCAAGGCCTTTCGGGGCGAGACATCTTTACCATTGCCCGCTCGGCCCTGCCCTTTTTGTTCATGCTGCTGCTGGCGGCAGCCCTTATCACGGTGTTTCCGGAGATTGTGACCTGGTTGCCCCGGACCATGACGGGCGGCTGA
- a CDS encoding TRAP transporter small permease, which translates to MRRFLDSLYHFSSLVAGLLVVFIFVIILAQILGRQLGLAIPSANELSGFAMAGAVFFALAPTLRAGAHIRVGVLIRRLQGRVRRGLELLVGGFSLLASGYAAVQLWRLVLDSYRYGDLAPGLLPLPIWIPQSLLAVGLTIFTIALADTLGALFRGELPGYLAEGGGQE; encoded by the coding sequence ATGCGAAGATTCCTGGATAGCCTGTACCACTTCTCGAGCCTGGTAGCAGGGCTTCTGGTAGTGTTCATCTTTGTGATTATTCTAGCCCAGATCCTGGGGCGGCAGTTGGGGCTGGCCATTCCCTCGGCCAACGAGCTTTCGGGGTTTGCCATGGCCGGGGCGGTGTTCTTTGCCCTGGCCCCTACCCTGCGGGCAGGCGCCCACATCCGGGTGGGGGTGCTGATCCGGCGGCTTCAGGGGAGGGTGCGACGGGGCCTCGAGCTTCTAGTAGGCGGGTTTTCCCTGCTGGCCTCGGGCTACGCTGCTGTTCAACTCTGGCGGCTGGTGCTGGACTCTTACCGCTATGGCGACCTGGCCCCAGGGTTGTTGCCGCTGCCCATCTGGATACCCCAGAGCCTTCTGGCGGTGGGGCTGACCATCTTTACCATTGCCCTGGCCGATACCCTGGGGGCTTTGTTCCGGGGTGAACTCCCAGGCTACCTCGCCGAGGGCGGGGGACAGGAGTAA
- a CDS encoding TRAP transporter substrate-binding protein, with protein sequence MHKLVGLLASLTLGAALAQTQWIMATPYPDGNFHTINIREFAREVETATQGRVVIRVNSGGSLLPHPQILPGVRNGQIQMGEVLISLLANENPVFALDSIPFLVSSYDDAQRLYRASRAEIENWLSRRGMTLLFSVPWPGQGLYTKQPVNSIADLRGVRFRAFNPATARIAELTGMVPTQVEAADIPQAFATGIVAAMMTSPSTGVDSQAWDFTRYFYDLKAWIPKNMVFVSRRALDSLSPADREAVLAAARRAEQRGWQASQQEASSKTAILTQRGMQVLQPSPQLVADLKKVGQTMTDEWLRRAGATGVNIYRAYLGR encoded by the coding sequence ATGCACAAACTCGTTGGACTCTTGGCAAGCTTGACCCTGGGTGCTGCCCTGGCCCAGACCCAGTGGATTATGGCCACCCCCTACCCGGATGGCAACTTCCACACCATCAACATCCGCGAGTTCGCCCGCGAAGTGGAAACCGCTACCCAGGGCCGGGTGGTGATCCGGGTAAACAGCGGAGGCTCGCTTCTGCCGCACCCGCAGATTTTGCCTGGGGTGCGCAATGGCCAGATTCAGATGGGCGAGGTGCTGATCTCGCTCCTGGCCAACGAGAACCCGGTCTTTGCCCTGGACTCGATTCCCTTCCTGGTGAGCAGCTACGACGATGCCCAGCGGCTTTACCGGGCCTCCCGCGCCGAGATTGAGAACTGGCTCAGCCGCCGGGGCATGACCCTGTTGTTCTCGGTGCCCTGGCCGGGGCAGGGGCTTTACACCAAACAGCCGGTCAATAGCATCGCTGACCTGCGGGGGGTGCGCTTCCGGGCCTTCAACCCCGCCACAGCGCGTATCGCTGAACTGACCGGTATGGTGCCCACCCAGGTTGAAGCCGCCGACATTCCCCAGGCCTTCGCTACCGGCATTGTAGCGGCCATGATGACCTCCCCCTCTACAGGTGTGGACAGCCAGGCCTGGGACTTCACCCGCTACTTCTACGACCTCAAGGCCTGGATTCCCAAAAACATGGTCTTTGTGAGCCGCCGGGCTCTGGACAGCCTGAGCCCTGCCGACCGTGAGGCGGTGCTGGCGGCGGCCCGCCGGGCCGAGCAACGCGGCTGGCAGGCCAGCCAGCAGGAGGCTTCCAGCAAGACCGCCATCCTGACCCAGCGGGGTATGCAGGTGTTGCAGCCCAGCCCGCAACTGGTGGCCGATCTGAAAAAGGTCGGACAGACCATGACCGATGAGTGGCTCCGGCGGGCGGGGGCTACCGGGGTCAACATCTACCGTGCTTACCTGGGCAGATGA
- a CDS encoding IclR family transcriptional regulator: MKPLEAIPTLERPLYLLGFFSEERPYWGLSELARASGWPKATCLRSLRALEQHGLLVRDHDRYRLGTRLLHLGTLVKAAYPARQVALPLMQALRDATSQSVQWVVRDGLEGVYLEVVEARSRVRLYIAPGRRAPLYAGASTRLLLAFAPPTVREGVFQGERKRYTPATPVGLGPLQALLFETRKTGFAASFGELEPHSAELAAPVRGPEGEVVAALSLAGAEAHYRDPKTLSGYLHALSQSAREISQKLGFVGPWQADLEGFLRSLLAFEP; encoded by the coding sequence ATGAAACCCCTCGAAGCCATCCCCACCCTCGAGCGTCCCCTGTACCTGCTGGGGTTTTTCAGCGAGGAGCGGCCCTACTGGGGCCTCTCGGAGCTGGCCCGGGCGAGCGGCTGGCCCAAGGCTACCTGCCTGCGCAGCCTGCGGGCGCTCGAGCAACATGGCCTGCTGGTGCGCGACCACGACCGCTACCGCCTGGGTACGCGATTGTTGCACCTGGGCACCCTGGTCAAAGCCGCCTACCCGGCCCGCCAGGTGGCTCTGCCGCTGATGCAGGCCCTGCGCGACGCCACGAGCCAGTCGGTGCAGTGGGTGGTGCGGGATGGGCTGGAGGGGGTGTACCTGGAGGTGGTGGAGGCTCGCTCGAGGGTGCGCCTCTATATTGCCCCTGGGCGGCGAGCGCCCCTGTATGCAGGGGCTTCCACCCGGCTTCTGCTGGCCTTTGCGCCGCCAACCGTGCGGGAAGGCGTATTCCAGGGGGAGCGTAAGCGCTATACCCCGGCCACGCCGGTAGGTCTGGGGCCTTTGCAAGCACTGCTGTTCGAAACCCGCAAAACTGGGTTTGCCGCGAGTTTTGGGGAGCTCGAGCCCCACTCCGCCGAGCTGGCCGCCCCTGTCCGGGGCCCGGAGGGCGAGGTGGTAGCGGCGCTCAGTCTGGCCGGGGCAGAAGCCCACTACCGCGACCCCAAAACGCTCTCGGGTTACCTGCATGCCTTGAGCCAATCGGCACGAGAAATATCCCAGAAGCTGGGGTTTGTGGGGCCCTGGCAGGCCGACCTCGAGGGCTTTTTGCGCTCACTTCTGGCTTTCGAGCCGTAA
- a CDS encoding deoxyhypusine synthase family protein yields MANGAVSKFLKHHFRHFNAATLVDAAEAYRAHLDKGGVMMVTLAGAMSTAELGLSLAEMIRQGKVHAISCTGANLEEDLFNLVAHHHYERIPNWRELTAQDEQRLLEKHMNRVTDTCIPEMEAMRRLENALLEEWEAADRAGERYFPHEFLYRIIRSGKLERYYQIDPRDSWMVAAAEKNLPIYVPGWEDSTTGNMYAGHCLNGEIKNVHTVRTGIEYMMELANWYVETSAKHSIGFFQIGGGIAGDFPICVVPMLHQDMQRPDIPVWGYFCQISDSTTSYGSYSGAVPNEKITWGKLAVDTPKFIIESDASIVAPLMFAMVLGW; encoded by the coding sequence GTGGCAAACGGAGCAGTTTCAAAGTTCCTCAAACACCATTTCCGTCACTTCAACGCCGCTACCCTGGTAGACGCTGCTGAGGCCTACCGTGCCCACCTCGACAAAGGCGGGGTGATGATGGTCACGCTGGCCGGGGCCATGAGCACCGCCGAGCTGGGCCTTTCGCTTGCCGAGATGATCCGCCAGGGCAAGGTGCACGCCATAAGCTGCACCGGGGCCAACCTGGAGGAAGACCTGTTTAACCTGGTGGCCCACCACCACTACGAGCGCATCCCTAACTGGCGCGAACTGACCGCCCAGGACGAGCAACGCCTGCTGGAAAAGCACATGAACCGCGTGACCGATACCTGCATTCCCGAGATGGAGGCCATGCGGCGTCTGGAAAATGCGCTTTTGGAAGAGTGGGAGGCGGCAGACCGGGCAGGGGAGCGCTACTTTCCGCACGAGTTTTTGTACCGCATTATTCGCTCGGGGAAGCTCGAGCGCTACTACCAGATTGACCCCAGGGATAGCTGGATGGTGGCCGCTGCCGAGAAGAACCTGCCCATTTATGTACCGGGCTGGGAAGACTCCACCACCGGCAACATGTACGCCGGGCACTGCCTGAATGGGGAAATCAAGAACGTGCACACGGTGCGAACCGGCATCGAGTACATGATGGAACTGGCCAACTGGTACGTGGAAACCAGCGCAAAGCACTCGATTGGTTTCTTTCAGATTGGCGGGGGCATTGCGGGCGACTTCCCCATCTGTGTGGTGCCCATGCTGCACCAGGACATGCAGCGCCCCGACATTCCGGTGTGGGGTTACTTCTGCCAGATCTCCGACTCCACCACCAGCTATGGCTCGTACTCGGGGGCCGTACCCAACGAGAAAATTACCTGGGGCAAGCTGGCGGTGGATACGCCCAAGTTCATCATCGAGTCGGATGCCTCGATTGTGGCGCCGTTGATGTTTGCTATGGTGCTGGGCTGGTGA